In a genomic window of Piliocolobus tephrosceles isolate RC106 chromosome 1, ASM277652v3, whole genome shotgun sequence:
- the HPDL gene encoding 4-hydroxyphenylpyruvate dioxygenase-like protein translates to MAAPALRLCHIAFHVPAGQPLARDLQRLFGFQPLASREVDGWRQLALRSGDAVFLVNEGPGSGEPLYGLDPRHAVPSATNLCFDVADVGAATRELATLGCSVPVPPVRVRDTQGAATYAVVSSPAGNISLTLLERAGYRGPFLPSFRPVPSAPGPGWVSRVDHLTLACTAGSSPTLLRWFHNCLGFCHLPLSPDEDPELGLEITAGFGFGGLRLTALQAQPGSIVPTLVLAESLPGPTTRQDQVEQFLARHKGPGLQHVGLYTPNIVEATEGVAAAGGQFLAPPGAYYQQPGKERQIRAAGHEPHLLAGQGILLDGDEGKFLLQVFTKSLFTEDTFFLELIQRQGATGFGQGNIRALWQSVQEQAARSQEAEGCPELSAASCPAALGRPA, encoded by the coding sequence ATGGCCGCGCCCGCCCTTCGTTTGTGCCACATCGCCTTCCACGTGCCCGCGGGGCAGCCCCTCGCCCGGGACCTGCAGCGCCTCTTCGGCTTCCAGCCCTTGGCTTCGCGGGAGGTGGACGGCTGGCGGCAGCTGGCCTTGCGCAGCGGCGACGCTGTCTTTTTGGTGAACGAGGGCCCAGGGTCTGGAGAGCCGCTGTATGGCCTGGACCCGCGTCACGCCGTCCCCAGCGCCACGAACCTGTGCTTCGACGTGGCGGACGTCGGCGCTGCAACCCGGGAGCTGGCAACGCTGGGCTGCAGCGTGCCTGTCCCTCCCGTTCGCGTGCGGGACACGCAGGGTGCCGCCACTTACGCCGTGGTCAGCTCGCCCGCCGGCAACATCAGCCTGACCTTGCTGGAGCGGGCCGGTTACCGCGGACCCTTCCTGCCCAGCTTTAGGCCCGTGCCCTCTGCGCCTGGCCCTGGGTGGGTCAGCCGCGTGGACCACCTGACCTTGGCCTGCACCGCCGGCAGCTCCCCCACACTTTTGCGCTGGTTCCACAACTGCCTGGGCTTTTGCCACTTGCCGCTGAGCCCAGATGAGGATCCCGAGCTGGGCCTGGAAATAACAGCAGGGTTTGggtttggggggctgaggctcACAGCCCTGCAGGCCCAGCCGGGCAGCATTGTCCCCACTCTTGTGCTGGCTGAGTCTCTGCCGGGGCCGACGACACGACAGGACCAGGTGGAGCAGTTCCTGGCCCGGCACAAGGGGCCAGGCCTGCAGCACGTGGGGCTGTATACGCCTAATATTGTGGAGGCCACTGAGGGGGTGGCAGCTGCTGGAGGCCAGTTCCTGGCTCCCCCTGGGGCATACTACCAGCAGCCAGGAAAGGAGAGGCAGATCCGAGCTGCAGGGCACGAGCCTCATCTGCTTGCTGGACAGGGGATCCTGCTAGATGGTGATGAAGGCAAGTTTCTGCTTCAGGTCTTCACCAAGTCCCTTTTCACTGAGGACACTTTCTTCCTGGAGCTGATTCAGAGGCAGGGGGCCACTGGCTTTGGTCAGGGCAACATCAGAGCTCTGTGGCAGTCTGTACAGGAGCAAGCTGCCAGGAGCCAGGAAGCCGAAGGATGCCCAGAGCTGAGTGCAGCCAGCTGTCCTGCAGCTCTGGGGAGACCAGCATAG